In a single window of the Populus alba chromosome 16, ASM523922v2, whole genome shotgun sequence genome:
- the LOC118045002 gene encoding ribulose bisphosphate carboxylase/oxygenase activase, chloroplastic, with protein MSAFVSTVGAGNRGLLNLKGAGSGPLWPTSAFFDKSLKTVLGSKITNQRLLTRNLKLAAEYDKEKQPSKDKWKGLAFDTSDDQQDITRGKGMVDSLFQAPMGTGTHYAVMSSYDYTSKGLRQYKLDNNMDGFYIASSFMDKVVVHITKNFLQIPNIKVPLILGIWGGKGQGKSFQCELVFAKMGINPIVMSAGELESGNAGEPAKLIRQRYREAADIIKKKGKMCCLFINDLDAGAGRFGGTTQYTVNNQMVNATLMNIADNPTSVQLPGMYNKEENPRVPIIVTGNDFSTLYAPLIRDGRMEKFYWAPTREDRIGVCTGIFGSDDLPREDIVKLVNTFHGQSIDFFGALRARVYDDEVRRWICGVGVENVGKRLVNSKEGPPTLEQPKMTLEKLLEYGNMLVLEQENVKRVRLSDKYLKEAALGDANEDAMKNGSFYGKATQQVNIPVPEDCTNSLAENFHPTARSDDGSCLGHF; from the exons ATGTCTGCATTTGTCTCTACCGTTGGTGCTGGTAACAGAGGGCTG TTGAATTTAAAAGGCGCTGGCTCTGGACCCTTGTGGCCAACCTCTGCATTCTTTGACAAAAGCTTGAAAACGGTACTGGGCTCAAAGATCACCAACCAGAGGCTCTTGACACGGAATTTGAAGCTTGCTGCcgaatatgataaggaaaagcAGCCCTCGAAAGACAAATGGAAGGGGCTTGCATTTGACACATCTGATGATCAACAAGACATTACCAGAGGTAAGGGAATGGTTGACTCTCTCTTCCAAGCTCCCATGGGGACAGGAACTCACTATGCTGTCATGAGCTCCTATGACTATACTAGCAAAGGTCTAAGACA GTACAAACTGGACAACAATATGGATGGTTTCTACATCGCATCTTCATTTATGGACAAAGTTGTTGTTCACATCACCAAGAATTTCTTGCAAATCCCAAACATTAAG GTTCCCCTCATCTTGGGTATCTGGGGAGGCAAAGGTCAAGGTAAATCATTTCAGTGTGAGcttgtctttgccaagatgggaaTCAA CCCCATTGTGATGAGTGCCGGAGAATTGGAAAGTGGGAACGCTGGTGAGCCTGCAAAATTGATCAGACAAAGGTATCGTGAGGCAGCGGACATCATCAAGAAGAAGGGAAAGATGTGCTGCCTCTTCATCAATGATCTAGATGCAGGAGCCGGTAGGTTTGGAGGAACTACCCAATACACAGTAAACAATCAGATGGTTAATGCTACCCTCATGAACATTGCTGATAACCCGACCAGTGTCCAGCTCCCAGGCATGTACAACAAGGAGGAGAACCCCCGCGTTCCGATCATTGTCACTGGTAATGACTTCTCCACGTTGTACGCCCCTCTCATCCGCGATGGCCGAATGGAGAAATTCTACTGGGCCCCTACTCGGGAAGACCGAATTGGTGTGTGCACAGGGATCTTTGGCAGTGATGATCTTCCCAGGGAGGACATTGTCAAGCTTGTCAACACTTTCCATGGGCAATCCATTG ACTTCTTCGGTGCACTTAGGGCAAGAGTATATGACGACGAAGTGAGGAGGTGGATTTGTGGTGTGGGTGTAGAAAATGTTGGGAAAAGGCTTGTGAACTCAAAGGAAGGACCTCCAACGTTGGAACAACCGAAGATGACTCTCGAGAAGCTCCTTGAGTATGGCAACATGCTTGTCCTGGAGCAGGAGAACGTGAAGAGAGTCCGGTTGTCTGACAAATACTTGAAAGAGGCAGCTCTTGGAGATGCAAATGAAGATGCCATGAAGAACGGAAGCTTCTATG GCAAAGCCACCCAACAGGTCAACATTCCTGTTCCAGAAGACTGCACTAATTCATTGGCAGAGAACTTTCATCCAACCGCTAGGAGTGATGATGGCAGCTGCCTCGGTCACTTTTAG
- the LOC118045001 gene encoding L-type lectin-domain containing receptor kinase S.4-like encodes MGYLLESFSALIFLLIIPVSSQLNEFLYSGFKDAATNITLSGVAEIQKNGILRLTNETSRLLGHAFYPSPFKFKNSSNGTALSFSTCFVFVIVPEYPKLGGHGLAFTIATTKDLKALPSQYLGLLNSSVVNLTNHLFAVEFDTVQDFEFGDIDDNHIGIDLGSLKSNASASAAYYTGDSDSSKQDLNLKGGKPIQVWIDYDSVQNVVNVTISPTSKKPKIPILSSHVDLSSLFEEYMYVGLSASTGLLASSHYMLGWSFKLNGQAPALDLSSLPSLPAGHKKQYTGLVIGVSAAVVVFVIISISTAIYLIRKIKNADIVEDWELEMGPHRYSYQELKKATNSFSDKVLLGKGGFGEVYKGILPDSKIEVAVKRISKESTQGLREFVSEIASIGRLRHRNLVQLLGWYRRRDDFLLVYDYMANGSLDKFLFEEPKMILNWEQRFKIIKDVASGLLYLHEGYEQVVIHRDVKASNVLLDDELNGRLSDFGLARLYEHGANPNTTRVVGTLGYLAPELPRTGKATESSDVYAYGALLLEVVCGRRPIEPKALPEELVLVDLVWEKFREGRAPDVIDPKLNGEYNESEVMMVIKLGLMCSHNAPMARPSMRQVVRYLDEEVGIPQNLRDPNGAYEGVKGTSEVFDDFAHSFASSSFDKMSTCSFMENGGGGASFASLSTSPLSLLRGRGETG; translated from the coding sequence ATGGGCTATCTTCTTGAATCTTTCTCTGCTCTTATCTTTCTCTTAATAATCCCAGTCTCAAGCCAGCTGAATGAATTCTTGTACTCCGGATTCAAAGATGCTGCCACCAACATAACCTTGAGTGGGGTTGCAGAGATTCAAAAAAATGGTATACTTCGCTTAACCAATGAAACTAGTAGATTACTGGGTCATGCTTTTTATCCTTCTCCATTCAAGTTCAAGAACTCCAGTAATGGCACAGCTTTGTCCTTTTCCACTTGTTTTGTGTTCGTTATAGTTCCCGAGTATCCAAAACTTGGAGGCCATGGTCTTGCTTTCACAATCGCAACCACAAAGGATCTAAAGGCTCTTCCAAGTCAGTATCTTGGCTTACTCAATTCAAGTGTGGTTAACTTGACTAATCATCTTTTTGCTGTTGAGTTCGACACGGTTCAAGATTTTGAGTTTGGTGACATTGATGACAACCATATTGGTATTGATCTCGGCAGCTTGAAGTCTAACGCATCCGCTTCTGCTGCATATTACACTGGTGATTCCGATTCTTCAAAGCAAGATTTAAACCTTAAGGGCGGAAAGCCAATCCAAGTTTGGATCGACTACGATTCAGTTCAAAATGTTGTCAATGTAACTATTTCGCCTACTTCCAAGAAACCCAAAATTCCAATCTTGTCTTCTCACGTAGATCTGTCATCTCTGTTTGAAGAATATATGTATGTGGGTTTATCTGCTTCAACAGGTTTGCTTGCTAGTTCACACTATATGCTGGGTTGGAGCTTTAAGTTAAATGGGCAAGCTCCAGCTCTGGATCTTTCTTCTTTACCTTCACTTCCAGCAGGTCACAAGAAGCAGTATACAGGTTTAGTAATCGGTGTTTCAGCTGCAGTTGTTGTGTTTGTTATCATATCAATATCAACTGCTATTTATCTGATCAGAAAAATCAAGAATGCTGACATAGTAGAAGATTGGGAGCTGGAAATGGGGCCACATCGATATTCTTATCAAGAACTCAAGAAGGCAACTAACAGTTTCAGTGACAAGGTGCTACTTGGAAAAGGTGGTTTTGGCGAAGTTTACAAGGGGATATTACCTGATTCAAAGATTGAAGTTGCGGTGAAGCGAATTTCTAAAGAATCAACACAAGGTTTGCGGGAGTTTGTATCAGAAATTGCTAGTATTGGTCGGCTTCGCCATCGAAATTTAGTTCAATTATTAGGTTGGTACCGCAGAAGAGATGATTTCCTTCTTGTTTATGATTATATGGCTAATGGTAGTTTAGACAAGTTCTTGTTTGAAGAGCCAAAAATGATCTTAAATTGGGAGCAGAGGTTTAAGATCATAAAGGATGTCGCTTCTGGGCTTCTGTATTTACATGAAGGCTATGAGCAAGTGGTAATCCACAGAGATGTTAAGGCCAGCAATGTTTTGCTTGATGATGAGCTAAACGGTAGGCTTAGTGATTTTGGTCTTGCAAGATTATACGAACATGGAGCGAACCCAAATACGACCCGGGTTGTGGGTACACTGGGTTATCTAGCCCCAGAATTGCCAAGAACTGGAAAGGCCACAGAAAGCTCGGATGTGTATGCGTATGGTGCACTTTTGCTTGAGGTTGTGTGTGGCCGGAGGCCTATTGAACCCAAAGCATTGCCTGAAGAACTGGTGCTGGTGGATTTGGTGTGGGAGAAGTTTAGAGAAGGGAGAGCCCCTGATGTGATAGATCCTAAGCTAAACGGTGAATATAACGAAAGCGAGGTGATGATGGTGATCAAATTGGGTCTAATGTGCTCACATAATGCTCCAATGGCAAGGCCTAGCATGAGGCAAGTAGTGAGGTATCTGGATGAGGAAGTCGGGATTCCTCAAAATTTGAGGGATCCAAATGGTGCGTATGAAGGAGTGAAGGGTACGAGCGAGGTTTTCGATGATTTTGCACACTCCTTTGCTTCGTCCTCATTTGATAAAATGAGCACATGTTCTTTCATGGAAAATGGTGGCGGCGGTGCTAGTTTTGCCTCACTTTCTACTTCGCCGCTGTCACTTCTCCGTGGTAGGGGGGAAACTGGGTAG